GGATATCGACATACTTAAAGAAAACGACGGATACCCTCAATCCCTTCAAAAAGGACAATGCCCACATCTCATGAAATGCTCTGAATGCGGACATGATGAAGTGGTATTGGTCCAGGAATGAATATACCCCATATGTGAATAAATTGTAAAAAGACCCATTATGAATGGGTCTTTTTACGTTTAATTGGCAGATAACTTCATGCTTTCCTGCATCTGTTCATCTTCTTCAACTAAAATGCGATGTTCAGTCCCTTTGTCAAAAAAGTGTGCTTTATTCATGTCGAGGGCAAGTTCGATGTTTTCGCCTGCCTGGATAATATTCTTGGCATCGACGCGTGCGACGAAGTCCTGCCCCTCTAATGTGGAGTAGAGCATGATCTCCGCGCCCATCAGTTCGGCCACATCAATTTGGGTTGTGAATGCAGTGTTAGGGGACTTCGTGAAGTAAGCACCTTCATTATGGAAATCCTCCGGACGGATGCCAAGGATTATATCTTTTCCGACATATCCTTGATCACGCAGCATTTTCATCTTCAATTCAGGTATTTCAAGTGTTTGTTCGCCTATTTTAATTGTGCCTTCTTTTAATGTTCCAGTAAAGAAGTTCATGGCAGGCGATCCGATAAAGCCGCCGACGAAAACGTTTATCGGTTTCTCATAAACGTCCTTTGGTGCACCGACCTGTTGGATGATACCATCTTTCATTACAACAAGACGTGTCGCCATGGTCATTGCCTCTGTTTGGTCATGCGTGACATATATCGTTGTGGTGTCGAGCCGTTTATGTAATTTGGCGATTTCCGCACGCATTTGAACCCTTAGCTTTGCGTCGAGATTGGATAATGGCTCATCCATCAAGAAAACTTTTGCGTCCCTTACAATTGCCCGGCCAAGTGCGACACGCTGGCGCTGACCACCTGAAAGGGCTTTAGGTTTCCTGTTTAGCAGCTCTTCAAGTCCGAGAATCCTTGCCGCTTCATTGACTCTTTGCTTGATTTCCGCTTTTGGCGTTTTCCTGAGTTTTAATCCGAATGCCATATTGTCATATACGGACATATGAGGATATAAGGCATAGTTCTGGAAAACCATCGCAATATCACGATCTTTAGGGGGGACATCATTGACTCGCTTGCCGTCTATATATAAATCCCCTTGGGAAATGTCTTCAAGTCCGGCAATCATCCTTAATGTTGTCGATTTGCCGCAACCCGAAGGTCCCACAAAAACTATGAATTCCTTATCGGCAACACGAAGGTTGAAGTCTTTAACAGCTGTCACCTTTTTATCATAAATCTTGAATATATGTTCCAACACTAACTCTGCCATGAAAAATCCCCCTTTTAAACTCCTGATTACTTGTACCAATTAGCTATAGTCTAAGCTATCGGATTTGAAAAAAGTATGGGCACATTGCACAAAAAAGGGTGATATTACCTGTTTATATTGAAAGTTAATCATTTAGTAAAAGTATCAAGTATGCAGTAAGCGCATGACGGAAGTTTCTAATATCGAGACCAGTTCTTTCAGAGAATTTATCGATTCGGTATTGTAAGCTGTTCCGATGTATATAAAGCTGTTTGGCGGCATAGGTGGCATTTGAATTACATTCGATATACGTTTTAATCGTTTTGATCAGTTCAGTATCCTGCTTGGTCTTGCCAAGAATCTCATTGATATACCACTTTGCATCCTTAACGGATGGATCATTTATTAATGAGTGAGGGATGATGTCTGCCAAATCAGCCACCTTTAGATCTGGCAGATGCACCTGTGCCAAATCAAAACACTTTTTCTCCTGAGTCCAGTGCTGATGAAGGTCTTGATTTATAGGGTGAAAGCGCCCGGTAAACATACGGGTCTTTACATAAAAGTCACTTTCAAGCGTGGAAGAAATGGCGATTAGTTCTTTAGTTGATAAAGGTTCATCCTCGTTCGTTTCAATTAATACTCCTGCCGTTTCATTTTCCCAGACAATAGTTGCGTCAGATGGAACGAAAGCGAGGAAGGCTTCTTCAAAATCGGAGTTGGAAAAATCAGCATGAGTCAGCTTGAAATGAAGAAATCGAACATTCTCCCAGCTCGTTAAAGGCAATGGTGCATTCGGTTCGGATAAAAAGGTTTTCCATGATGAGTCTGGATGTGCATTGAGGTTATATGGGTTTATGGAAGGAGCAAAAAGCAGTTCCAATAAACGGATTTCTTCGGCTGTGATTTCTGAACGGTGAATGCCAAGTAAACTTCTCGAGTCTTCGAACCAAACATAGTCAGAAATTTCATCAGTATCCATTTTATTGGTAAGGGCGTTCGGGAATTTTTGTTTAAGATTTTCAAGCATCGTTTCCACCTTCTTTCTCCCTTTCCATATCATTATAGCGAAAAAGAATAAAGTTCAAAAGAATACGATATTGCTAGTTTTTCCTAAAAGGGAAAATCAAAGAAAAGTTGCAAGTATTATTAATTTTAGGAAAGGGTATTGCGTATGATTTATGGAATATCGTTAAAGAGGAGGGAATCTTATGAACATTTTAATATTGGGTGGTACACGGTTTTTAGGCCGGTATTTAGCAAAAGCTGCGATAGAGAAAGGGCATGAAGTCACACTTTTTAATCGTGGAAGCGATCCTTATGTTTTCCCCGAACTAGAACAGTTAAGAGGGGACCGCGACGGGAATCTTGAAATGTTGAAAGGGAGACAGTGGGATGCAGTCATTGACACATCGGGTTTTATCCCTCGAACTGTATCGAAATCTTGCAGATTGCTTAATCAAGTTAGACATTATACATATATTTCAAGCATCTCAGTTTATAGTGATCCAACCGAACCAGGCATTGATGAAAATGGAGAAGTTCATGCACTAAATGAAGATAAAGCGGAAGGGATCACCCGCGGAACTGCTGGACCGATATACGGTGAATATTATGGACCGTTAAAATCATTAAGCGAAAAAGCAGCTGAAAAAGAACTGCCGGGGAAAGTTTTGTCAATTCGTGCGGGGCAAATAGTAGGTCCATATGATTACACAGACCGATTGCCGTACTGGCTTAAAAGAATAGCAGAAGGGGGAGAAATTTTATCTCCGGGACGCCCTGGACGTCCAATCCAAGTCATCGATGCAAGGGACTTAGCTCAATGGATCATCCAAATGATAGAAAAAAGTATGACAGGTACATATAATGCCGTTGGACCTGATTACACACTAAATATGGGGCAATTACTTGAAGGCTGCAAAAAGGTAACAGGAAGTAATGCTGCCTTTACATGGGTATCTGAAAAATTTTTGGATGACAATAAAGTGGAGCCGTGGGGAGAGATGCCTTTATGGATACCAGAAGAATTCCCTTTACCGGGAGCTAAGGAACCTTTGAATGGGTTTTTGGCTGTCGATAACAATAAAGCCATCAATAATGGACTAACATTCCGTCCCCTATCAGAAACTCTCGAAGATATATGGAATTGGGAAAAGGGCCGTCCGGAATCTGCCGATAGAAAAGCAGGCATCCACAGACAGCATGAAAGTGATCTCCTCGAATTATGGAAACAGACAGTAGATTGAAACCTTTTTTTTATTATATTGAAATACTGAAGGCACATTAAGTGTGCTTGCTGAAAAGGATGATTTAAACGAACAACTTGAAGGAATTAAAAAAGCGATGTACTAAAAACTCCATCGCTTTTTTAGTCCGTGGATCTGCTTGCGTGGTTTGTAAGGATTTTAAGGTTTTCCATGGCGGCCGCCACTTTTTCCTTAATGAAAGGCCTGCTCCCAATAAATGGGAAGTAGGCCTCGATTATTTTGATCAATTCATCCAGTCTGGTTTTCCGAATCCGGCAAATTTGTCATCGATGACTTTTTCGAACTGGTCGGATTCCACTACTGATTTAATATCCTTGGCAAATTGAGAGTCTACATCTTTTGTATTCACTGTAACAACGTTTCGATACATATCCGGCATTTTTTCTAAAACAAGGGCATCCTGGAGGTCCATTTTCGCTGCAAGAGCGAAGTTGCCAGGGACCGCTGATAGGTCAACACTGTCTGTTGCCCGAGGCAATTGAGCGGATTCCAATGGTTTGAGTTGGATGTTTTTTGGATTTTTCGTTACATCCTTTTCAGATATTTTTAAAGGGTCGACATCTGGATCGACTTCAATCAGCCCTTCATCCACCAGCACTTTAAGTGCACGTGCGAGGTTAACCGGATCATTGGGCACTGCAAGGGATGTACCGTCTTTAATTTCTTTCAATGATTTATACTTGTTCGAATATATGCCCATTGGTGCTGTTGGAACTATGATAAGGTCGGAAAGCTTTAAATCATTTTCTTTAGCGAAGTTATCCATGTATACTTTATGCTGGAAGAGGTTGGCGTCGATCGAATGGTTGCCAAGGGACTTATTCGGCTGGATATAGTCGGTGAATTCGACGATCTCTATTTTGTAACCGAGATCTTCCAGACCTGGTTTGATGGCCTCTTTAACCATATCGGCGTAGGGACCGGTAGTCGCCCCGATCTTCAATTCTTTTTTGTCTTCAGTTTTTGGGGATGCATCATCGCTCCCGCATGCTGTCAAGCCAAGGGCAAGTGCACAGACTGATAATAACGAAGCTATTTTCTTCATTTGAAATTCCTCCTGAGTAATGAAATGTATTGAATCATTGAAAAATGACTGATCCCTATCGTTTGTTAACTATATATGAGGCCTTGTCACCAACCATTTGAATGATTTGCACAAGGCAGATCAGCACGACGATCGTCGTGATCATGACTGTATTGTCATAACGGTAATAACCGTACCGGATGGCCAGGTCGCCAATTCCGCCACCGCCGATTGTCCCTGCCATTGCTGAGTAACCTATAAGCGAAATGGTCGTTAATGTCAGTCCTTGAATGATACCCGGTTTTGCCTCTGGAAGAAGTACATCCTTAATGATCATCCATGGAGTGGCACCTACGGCAATTGCAGCTTCAATCACTCCTCTGTCTATTTCACGTAATGCCGTTTCAACGATTCTTGCAAAAAAAGGTATTGCGGACACCGACAGGGATACAGAAGCCGCTCTTGGCCCTATCGTCGATCCAGTTAGAAGATCCGTTAAAGGAAGGAGGGCGACCAAGAGAATGATGAACGGGATTGAACGTACAATATTGACTGCGAATCCTAGAGATCGATTCACGATGCTATTCTCAAAAAATAAATTCCTTGTTGTCGTAAACAGCAATACTCCAAGCGGTAAACCGATCAGCAGGGCTACTGCAAGGGAAACGCCGACCATATAAATCGTTTCAAGAAAGGCTTTATTAAGATCAGGTAAAATATTGACGATGGAATCAAGCAGTGACATGTTTTAACACCTCCACAGAACTGGAACGATTTTTTATATATTGCAATGCCGAATGAATTTGAGCGGCATCGCCTAATAACTCGATGATTAAAATGCCTAAAGGGACATCCTGGATATACTCAATTTTACCGTGTAAAATATTACCCTTTACTGAATGGGATTGGAGAGTATCCGAAAGGATCGACTCACCGGCGGTTTGCCCTTCGAATTGAATTTTAATGATCGTACCTTTACTTTCTTCAATCAAGTGCGGAGGGAGTTCGAAATCCAGAACACTGCTAATGAATTGCTTCGTTAACTCCTGCTTAGGCTGTGAAAATATTTCATAAACGGAACCTTCTTCAATTACACGGCCATCCTGCATGACGGCGACACGGTGGCATAGTTCTTTGACCACTTCCATTTCATGTGTAATCAACACGATGGTGATGCCAATCTTACTGCTTATCTTTTTCAATAATTGTAAAATCGCTTTTGTAGTTGTTGGATCAAGGGCTGAAGTCGCTTCATCACATAATAGTACAGTGGGATCAT
The DNA window shown above is from Peribacillus sp. FSL P2-0133 and carries:
- the ugpC gene encoding sn-glycerol-3-phosphate ABC transporter ATP-binding protein UgpC, producing MAELVLEHIFKIYDKKVTAVKDFNLRVADKEFIVFVGPSGCGKSTTLRMIAGLEDISQGDLYIDGKRVNDVPPKDRDIAMVFQNYALYPHMSVYDNMAFGLKLRKTPKAEIKQRVNEAARILGLEELLNRKPKALSGGQRQRVALGRAIVRDAKVFLMDEPLSNLDAKLRVQMRAEIAKLHKRLDTTTIYVTHDQTEAMTMATRLVVMKDGIIQQVGAPKDVYEKPINVFVGGFIGSPAMNFFTGTLKEGTIKIGEQTLEIPELKMKMLRDQGYVGKDIILGIRPEDFHNEGAYFTKSPNTAFTTQIDVAELMGAEIMLYSTLEGQDFVARVDAKNIIQAGENIELALDMNKAHFFDKGTEHRILVEEDEQMQESMKLSAN
- a CDS encoding helix-turn-helix domain-containing protein, with product MLENLKQKFPNALTNKMDTDEISDYVWFEDSRSLLGIHRSEITAEEIRLLELLFAPSINPYNLNAHPDSSWKTFLSEPNAPLPLTSWENVRFLHFKLTHADFSNSDFEEAFLAFVPSDATIVWENETAGVLIETNEDEPLSTKELIAISSTLESDFYVKTRMFTGRFHPINQDLHQHWTQEKKCFDLAQVHLPDLKVADLADIIPHSLINDPSVKDAKWYINEILGKTKQDTELIKTIKTYIECNSNATYAAKQLYIHRNSLQYRIDKFSERTGLDIRNFRHALTAYLILLLND
- a CDS encoding NAD-dependent epimerase/dehydratase family protein; the encoded protein is MNILILGGTRFLGRYLAKAAIEKGHEVTLFNRGSDPYVFPELEQLRGDRDGNLEMLKGRQWDAVIDTSGFIPRTVSKSCRLLNQVRHYTYISSISVYSDPTEPGIDENGEVHALNEDKAEGITRGTAGPIYGEYYGPLKSLSEKAAEKELPGKVLSIRAGQIVGPYDYTDRLPYWLKRIAEGGEILSPGRPGRPIQVIDARDLAQWIIQMIEKSMTGTYNAVGPDYTLNMGQLLEGCKKVTGSNAAFTWVSEKFLDDNKVEPWGEMPLWIPEEFPLPGAKEPLNGFLAVDNNKAINNGLTFRPLSETLEDIWNWEKGRPESADRKAGIHRQHESDLLELWKQTVD
- a CDS encoding MetQ/NlpA family ABC transporter substrate-binding protein translates to MKKIASLLSVCALALGLTACGSDDASPKTEDKKELKIGATTGPYADMVKEAIKPGLEDLGYKIEIVEFTDYIQPNKSLGNHSIDANLFQHKVYMDNFAKENDLKLSDLIIVPTAPMGIYSNKYKSLKEIKDGTSLAVPNDPVNLARALKVLVDEGLIEVDPDVDPLKISEKDVTKNPKNIQLKPLESAQLPRATDSVDLSAVPGNFALAAKMDLQDALVLEKMPDMYRNVVTVNTKDVDSQFAKDIKSVVESDQFEKVIDDKFAGFGKPDWMN
- a CDS encoding methionine ABC transporter permease, translating into MSLLDSIVNILPDLNKAFLETIYMVGVSLAVALLIGLPLGVLLFTTTRNLFFENSIVNRSLGFAVNIVRSIPFIILLVALLPLTDLLTGSTIGPRAASVSLSVSAIPFFARIVETALREIDRGVIEAAIAVGATPWMIIKDVLLPEAKPGIIQGLTLTTISLIGYSAMAGTIGGGGIGDLAIRYGYYRYDNTVMITTIVVLICLVQIIQMVGDKASYIVNKR
- a CDS encoding methionine ABC transporter ATP-binding protein, whose product is MIEIRSVRKEYVSKKNRVIGVDNVSLTIQTGEVYGIVGYSGAGKSSLLRCLNLLERPTGGNIIIDGIDLTSLSSKELRKQRQKIGMIFQHFSLVSSKTVYENVAFALKAAHRSKDAIRLRVLELLEIVGLSDKKDVYPAQLSGGQKQRVGIARALANDPTVLLCDEATSALDPTTTKAILQLLKKISSKIGITIVLITHEMEVVKELCHRVAVMQDGRVIEEGSVYEIFSQPKQELTKQFISSVLDFELPPHLIEESKGTIIKIQFEGQTAGESILSDTLQSHSVKGNILHGKIEYIQDVPLGILIIELLGDAAQIHSALQYIKNRSSSVEVLKHVTA